From the Planctomycetaceae bacterium genome, the window GCGTGTGAGTCGGGACTTCGGCGCAAACTGGCAAAGCGGGGTTCCGTTGTTACGACTTCCCACCATCGTGGCGTAGTCATTTGGCAGCTGCCAGAAGACTTTTCTGCCAATGGTATCCAGGGCCTTGTTCAGGCTGATATCGGCATCTTCAAGGCCCATCCGGTTCACGACAATCTCGACCTTCTCTTTGATGCCATCGAACTGCTCAAGAAACTGCATGATGCGGACGGCATTTCGCAGGCAGGTCAAATCCAGTTGCGTCACCAGAAGAACCTTATGGGAGACTTCCATGGCAGAAAGGTCAAGCTTGCCGAATGATTTGCTGACATCAATGATCAGGTGAGAGAAGGTTGCCTTGAGCAATGCCAGAATTCTTCGCAAGTCATCGGGCTTGATCGGTTCGCCTTGTTCAAGTTCGACGGGCCGAGGCAAAAGGTACACACCGCAATCATGCCGTGTCAGTGATCGTTTGAGCAGACCATAGTCCAGTCGGGAGATGTTATCTGCCACATCACGAATGGTATATTCAGGGATGATGTCCAGCCAGACGTCCACGTCGCCCAGCATCAGGTCCAAATCGACGATGACTGGTGAATTGGCGGGATCCTGCGCGAGGGCAGCTGCCATGTTGACGGAAATTGCCGTACTGCCGACACCACCCCCCACTCCGGCGATCGTGTAGATTTGCCCCGCGTTGGCCGCCTGTTCTCCCGGCGTGCCACCAATGGTGCCGCGAATTCGGTCCAGTGCCGCGATAAAATCATCCAGCACCAACGGCATGTTCAGAAACTCGCGAGCGCCATTGCGCATCACCTGAAGGATCAGGCCACCCTCCTGTGAACGACTGACAACCAGAACCGCGCAGGCCGGCATCGTTCGGGTGACTTCACCGACAAGCTGAACAGCTCGCTGGGGATTTGAATCCACATTGATCAGAGCGATGTCAGGGCGCGTTTGCTGGACGACATCCATGAAGAATTCATAACGCGAACATTCAGCATCCAGCCAGACAGTGTCAATACCCAGCAGCATCGTCTTGAGCGAGTTGCGTGTCTGCTCATCCGGGTCAACTGTCGCCAGTCGCAGTACGCTTTTCATGATGCTTCTCGTTCTATCCAGATTTCCAAAGGCACGTCAAACAATCGTCTGAATTCAACTCCTGCCGAGAGCAAAACGTGTCACGAACAGGGCACCGAGTCGGTTTATCGAAGGGAAGGGGTGATCAATCCGGAGCCAGCCTTCGCACCAGAGCCGGCTGCCGTGGTGGTTTTGACACCGCGGTTGCTGCCGGAGGCCGGAAGCGATGAGGCAGGCAGTGTCGTCTTTGTGGTGGCGGATGCTGTCTGCGGCTGAATCAGAGGAGATGTCGTCTGCACACAGTTGTCACCGCTCAGGCACCCGGGTGATGAGCCGCCAGGCTGGCACTGCTGACATCTTGACCCAGGCATGCAGGTTGTGTTTCCGTTCTCGCATTCGTCACCATACTTTGGCACTTCAAGCAGGTGGTGCCAGAACAATTCGTGATCAACAGGAGTGTCAGTGAACATTCCCGGACCTTGTGATGGTACCTGATCGGCCGGAATCGGAGAGACGATATCCGGAGTCACCATGATGACCAGCTCCGTCTC encodes:
- a CDS encoding pilus assembly protein CpaE is translated as MKSVLRLATVDPDEQTRNSLKTMLLGIDTVWLDAECSRYEFFMDVVQQTRPDIALINVDSNPQRAVQLVGEVTRTMPACAVLVVSRSQEGGLILQVMRNGAREFLNMPLVLDDFIAALDRIRGTIGGTPGEQAANAGQIYTIAGVGGGVGSTAISVNMAAALAQDPANSPVIVDLDLMLGDVDVWLDIIPEYTIRDVADNISRLDYGLLKRSLTRHDCGVYLLPRPVELEQGEPIKPDDLRRILALLKATFSHLIIDVSKSFGKLDLSAMEVSHKVLLVTQLDLTCLRNAVRIMQFLEQFDGIKEKVEIVVNRMGLEDADISLNKALDTIGRKVFWQLPNDYATMVGSRNNGTPLCQFAPKSRLTRSVSDMIKQLAGSNDGERRPAEDAPKKKGLFGLFAGK